The stretch of DNA AGGGCCACGCATATACCTCCTTGCCGACGATTCAGGACATAAACCGATGGCCGGCCGCGCCGTCAGGAGGAAAGCAGTTGCTCGCGCAGGCGTTCGAGCTGGCTGGCGAGCGTGCCGTCAATGACGGTGTCGCCCACCCGGATGTGCAAGCCGCCCAGCAGGGAGGGGTCCACATGGAACTCGCAGTCCACGTCGGCCCCAAAGCGCCGGCGGATGAGGGCGGTGATGCGCTCGCGCTCCTCCTCGCTCAGCTCCACCGCGCTGGTGACATGAGCGACCTCCCGCACGCGGCCGCGCGCCATCAGACGCTCGAAGGCGGCGCTCACATCCGTCAGCATGGGCAGATGGCCCTTGTCCAGCAGGAAGCCCAGGAAGCGGCGAAATTTTTCGCTGGCCCCCGGCGGCACCACCGCCTGCAGGCGCTGGTACTTTTCCGCCGGCGAGGCCTCATCGCTAGCCAGAAAGTCCGCCAGCGCCCGGTCCTCGGCCAGAGCCTGCTGGACGCTCTTCAGCCAGGATGCCCATTCCTCGAGCGCCATCTCATATAACGTTTGGGCATAGTGCAAGGGCAGTTCTTCGCGTCTCACGACAGCGCCTCTGTCTCCGCCAGGAATTTCTCGATCAGCTTGCGCTGAGTCTCCTCATCCAGAGTGGTGCCGATGAGCCGGCGCGCGATGGCCACCGACAGGTCGCTCACCTCGCGGCGCAGTTCCTGGGCCATCTGCTCGCGCATGCGCTCGGCCTCCTCGCGAGCGCGCTTGCGGATTTCCTCCGCTTCCGCCTCGGCCTTCGCCCGTATTTCGGCGGCCACGCGCTGGCTCGTCTCGGTGGCCTGAGCGATGATGCGCTGGCCCTCGCGCCGGGCTTCGTCCACGATGCGCTCGTATTCCTGCTCGGCTTCCGCGCGCCGGCGCGCCGCTTCCTCGGCATCCTCCAGCCCTTTGCGGATGCGCGCCTTGCGCTCCTCGAACATCCGCAGGACCGGCTTGTAGAGCAGGAAATAGAGGACGACGAGGAGCAGGGTATAATTGAAAATCTGGGAGACCAGCAAGCCAGGATTGATCCCGATCTTTTCCAACGGTATCTCCTCCCAGGTGCATACGCAGGCGAGATCAGAATGAAAGAAGCCGGCTGCCGGCCGGCATCACATCCCTTATCCTGGTATTACACGAATTTGATGATCAGAGCCACCACCAGGGCATAGATGGCGATCGCTTCCGCGAACACGATGGCCAGGATCATGTTGTTGCGCACCTCGCCGGAGGCCTCGGGATTGCGTCCGATGGCCTCCATAGCCTTAGCACCCATCCATCCGATGCCCAGAGCCGGCCCGATGGCACCCAGGCCAATGGCCATTGCCGCCGCGAACTGCTTTGCCGTCATGAGGTCCATGGTCTCTTAATGCCTCCTGTCAATGTGCTGATTGGTTCAGGGTGAGAACATTTCGTTTATGTCAGGCCAGGACGCCGGCCTTATTCCGCATGCTCGCCTTCCCCATGCCCCAGGGTGGCCAGGGAGAAAAATACGACGCTCAACATCATGAAGACCAGGGCCTGCACGAAGCCCACGAACAACTCCAGCCCATAAAATGGGAGGGAGACAATATACGGGATGAGGAATGCCATCACCCCCAGCAGGACCTCGCCGGCGAAGATGTTGCCAAATAGACGGAAGGTGAAGGAGATGATCTTGGCGAACTCGCTCACCAGCTCCAGCAGGCCCACGAACATGTTGACAAAACCCTCGAAAACGCCGTGGCGAAAGTCCACATGGATGAACTTGGTGAAATAGCGCAGGCCGAGGGCCCGGATGCCGAAATACTGGGTCAGAAACACCGACGTCAGCGCCAGGGCCAGCGGCATGTTCACATCTGTGGCGGCGGAG from Anaerolineae bacterium encodes:
- the atpH gene encoding ATP synthase F1 subunit delta, which codes for MRREELPLHYAQTLYEMALEEWASWLKSVQQALAEDRALADFLASDEASPAEKYQRLQAVVPPGASEKFRRFLGFLLDKGHLPMLTDVSAAFERLMARGRVREVAHVTSAVELSEEERERITALIRRRFGADVDCEFHVDPSLLGGLHIRVGDTVIDGTLASQLERLREQLLSS
- the atpF gene encoding F0F1 ATP synthase subunit B; this translates as MEKIGINPGLLVSQIFNYTLLLVVLYFLLYKPVLRMFEERKARIRKGLEDAEEAARRRAEAEQEYERIVDEARREGQRIIAQATETSQRVAAEIRAKAEAEAEEIRKRAREEAERMREQMAQELRREVSDLSVAIARRLIGTTLDEETQRKLIEKFLAETEALS
- the atpE gene encoding ATP synthase F0 subunit C gives rise to the protein MDLMTAKQFAAAMAIGLGAIGPALGIGWMGAKAMEAIGRNPEASGEVRNNMILAIVFAEAIAIYALVVALIIKFV